A genome region from Oryzias melastigma strain HK-1 linkage group LG12, ASM292280v2, whole genome shotgun sequence includes the following:
- the LOC118599448 gene encoding uncharacterized protein LOC118599448 (The sequence of the model RefSeq protein was modified relative to this genomic sequence to represent the inferred CDS: added 97 bases not found in genome assembly), producing MIHAVVQVFNTVSVQDYLEICFQVCLENETVQLTVLHLCAAHMLKLITVKLSKMECKKETKQFFLYCFALLLNATRFDQILSISRCISYVFSSKYDTEGSKKHLSSLKDAIETQSAEKMEVSSTDEAQGLGDFENMSKSISKSSPFFAPIEDAINQAQEEAEKESLAENSGPQNKYFCTSLLDVILHYAGTVPLWSGIMLKTTGKSRDSNAVVENWFRTTKSVILGSKLHRRPGDFLQVQHEFVVGRVKGMSLVKKRAPATTPTNKDMQKTEGPETLALSQEEQWKKRTPRKKKSKYFSSPPPVKKVHASSNTKKLYKSSTHPLLENKKQSCPQWGGKAVLGQRTITMTNTCSIDNLLYTMHLAIKNKPGIKNELQKLSRCDKWISTLLHVHNLFEKEEWAQGKAVWLNKIGRFKGSTWDAFGSEEDMITCRLEFLQSTEVLQACFNPACPTAQRRYNSIDIVCEDFTKLQADVDKWANNIMIQLPCKRGVEPCTEQKRTPQHTFVHGLPCLLLMSILHKNPLTENQHPTALPHMIEILGGKYEPVAITYHLGAQNHFVGFHKLDKDKSWHLYDGLQESKKEGRDDIPISIKSSQKKLATGCQVGHIVMVRASN from the exons ATGATACATGCCGTAGTTCAAGTGTTCAACACAGTCAGTGTTCAAGACTACCTGGAAATCTGCTTCCAAGTTTGCCTGGAGAATGAGACAGTGCAGTTAACAGTATTACATCTTTGTGCTGCTCACATGCTTAAACTGATAACTGTCAAGCTGTCCAAGATGGAATGCAAAAAGGAGACAAAGCAATTCTTTCTTTACTGCTTTGCTCTTTTGCTAAATGCAACCAGGTTTGATCAGATCTTGTCCATTTCAAGATGCATATCATATGTATTTTCCTCTAAGTATGACACTGAGGGCTCTAAGAAACATCTGTCATCTCTGAAGGATGCCATCGAGACACAGAGTGCAGAAAAGATGGAAGTCAGTAGCACAGATGAAGCTCAGGGACTTGGGGATTttgaaaacatgtcaaaatcGATCTCAAAGTCATCCCCATTCTTTGCTCCGATTGAAGATGCTATCAATCAAGCACAAGAAGAAGCAGAGAAAGAATCTTTAGCAGAGAACAGTGGGCcacagaataaatatttttgcacatcACTTCTTGATGTGATTTTGCATTATGCTGGCACTGTTCCCCTTTGGTCAGGTATAATGCTGAAAACTACTGGCAAAAGCAGAGATAGCAATGCTGTGGTGGAGAACTGGTTTCGCACAACCAAATCAGTCATTTTGGGTTCAAAACTACACAGAAGACCAGGAGACTTTTTGCAAGTCCAGCATGAGTTTGTTGTTGGAAGAGTGAAAGGAATGTCACTTGTAAAAAAGCGTGCACCTGCAACAACCCCAACTAACAAAGACATGCAGAAAACTGAAGGCCCAGAGACACTGGCTCTGTCTCAAGAGGAGCAATGGAAAAAACGAacacctagaaaaaaaaaatcaaagtatttcAGCTCGCCTCCGCCAGTGAAAAAAGTCCATGCAtcctcaaacacaaaaaaactgtacaaGTCATCAACACACCCtttattagaaaacaaaaagcaatcATGTCCACAGTGGGGAGGAAAGGCAGTTCTTGGACAGAGAACCATTACAATGACAAACACTTGTTCAATTGACAACCTGCTTTACACAATGCATCTGGCAATCAAAAACAAGCCAGGGATCAAAAATGAGCTACAAAAACTATCTAGGTGTGATAAATGGATATCAACATTACTACATGTCCATAATCTTTTTGAGAAGGAGGAGTGGGCACAGGGAAAAGCAGTTTGGCTGAACAAGATTGGACGATTCAAAGGATCAACCTGGGATGCCTTTGGGTCAGAGGAGGACATGATCACATGCAGGCTAGAATTTCTGCAAAGTACAGAAGTTTTACAAGCATGTTTCAATCCAGCCTGTCCAACTGCACAGAGAAGATACAACTCCATTGATATTGT ATGTGAGGACTTCACTAAGTTACAGGCGGATGTTGACAAGTGGGCCAACAACATTATGATCCAACTTCCATGCAAAAG aGGTGTTGAGCCATGCACAGAACAAAAGAGAACACCACAACATACCTTTGTGCATGGGTTGCCATGTCTTCTGCTGATGTCAATACTTCACAAAAATCCTTTGACTGAGAACCAGCATCCAACAGCCTTGCCACATATGATTGAAATTCTTGGTGGAAA ggacTACAGGAATCCAAGAAGGAAGGAAGAGACGACATTCCAATTTCCATAAAAAGCTCACAGAAGAAACTTGCAACCGGCTGTCAGGTTGGACACATTGTTATGGTCAGGGCAAGCAACTGA